A window from Setaria italica strain Yugu1 chromosome VIII, Setaria_italica_v2.0, whole genome shotgun sequence encodes these proteins:
- the LOC106804454 gene encoding calcium-dependent protein kinase 24 encodes MFSVCDKFSDVVGSPYHVAPEVLQKCYGPEADVWSAGVILYILLCGVPPFWAETEAGIFRQILRGKLDFESEPWPSISDSAKDLVRNMLTRDPKKRFSAHEVLCHPWIVDDAVAPDTPIDSAVLSRLKHFSAMNKLKKMALRVIAESLSEEEIGGLKELFKMIDTDNSGTITFDELKDGLKRVGSELTENEIQALMEAADIDNSGTIDYGEFIAATLHMNKLEREENLVSAFSFSDKDGSGFITIDELSQACREFGLDDVHLEDMIKDDGQIDYSEFTAMMRKGNAGAAGRRTMRNSLHLNLGELLNPSKT; translated from the exons ATGTTTTCTGTCT GTGACAAATTCAGTGATGTTGTTGGGAGTCCCTACCATGTCGCACCAGAGGTACTACAGAAATGCTATGGTCCAGAAGCTGATGTGTGGAGCGCAGGGGTGATCCTGTACATTTTGCTTTGTGGTGTCCCCCCATTTTGGGCAG AAACTGAAGCGGGAATCTTCAGGCAGATTCTGCGAGGTAAACTTGATTTTGAATCTGAACCCTGGCCAAGTATCTCTGATAGTGCTAAGGATCTGGTCCGTAATATGCTTACTCGGGATCCTAAGAAGAGATTTAGTGCTCATGAGGTTCTTT GTCACCCTTGGATTGTTGATGATGCCGTGGCACCTGATACGCCTATTGATTCTGCTGTTTTGTCAAGGCTGAAGCATTTTTCGGCAATGAACaagctcaagaagatggcaTTGAGG GTTATTGCTGAAAGCCTGTCTGAGGAAGAGATTGGAGGCCTCAAGGAGCTCTTTAAAATGATTGATACAGACAATAGTGGTACTATAACATTTGATGAGCTGAAAGATGGCTTGAAAAGGGTAGGCTCAGAATTGACAGAGAATGAAATCCAGGCTCTAATGGAAGCA GCTGATATTGACAACAGCGGAACCATTGACTATGGTGAATTCATTGCAGCTACGTTGCACATGAATAAGCTGGAGAGGGAGGAAAACTTGGTTTCAGCATTCTCATTTTCCGACAAAGATGGAAGTGGCTTTATAACCATTGATGAGCTGTCACAAGCATGCCGTGAAtttggtcttgatgatgttcaCCTTGAGGATATGATTAAAGAC GATGGACAAATCGACTACAGCGAGTTTACAGCAATGATGAGGAAGGGCAATGCTGGTGCAGCAGGAAGGAGAACCATGAGGAACAGCTTGCACTTGAATCTTGGCGAGCTCCTGAACCCCAGCAAAACCTAG
- the LOC101779169 gene encoding uncharacterized protein LOC101779169 translates to MLDVGAAIASLFIVLKTKIYVLIRIEFLVALVTVMFLATFIMDIYRFRSRSSTLSAIMEIVDGMSNQILVYLLGAMQSACSENPLFAFWGILLVSFHRSLGYLSRHSIMDDSERPSLMVLPDVIKFIAAGAMLNLDMGIFTNPHWWFLVILQLRSTYRYLARNRALKSLWHGRSSEFLPEYLRRMTEGDHDDRRNEFNHFQRYLVYGEYKGKLKIKKPQYVLHLDMSHHPDSLITLDKIWNSSGPLLSSSSRSSTYKDFSLAFALSRLLRCRLEDVPLHPGSISRTRNLIISQIIGDQHAEAARAAGRSFRILELELAFTIDYYFTFYPMVFWRGLLSLSLILIQSMATIPVIVWLVVSVCSSYDNEKGRITRLRVGGFDVGVVTTWVFLILMVFKEVWEMVTYLLSNWTRLLLVCKYVQSQCWRTATASTSLIEHLISSFFASKISDTWHGRIDQYEFLQSCTYKPTVWKLAHIITLGVAPDILNGRKPGAAIRIPECVKPAILQGLRRQGLTRQPLRRDIPTLRNPPNNNRFVRYQWACIELPTCSQVILVWHIATSLCEVKLAKDRNIDLRDPSFLGSIWSYLGRKLGRSSSFLVDDSIHVRGQLRTNYRTASSLSRYCAYLLVFRSKFLPDGFLTPKLVLDKTIKHACEALKDCDSTLTRYETLMATARNVAQDSESGKLNMNIVQQGAMLAMELIDEEDEQNRWEILAGVWVDLLVHIAPSWNAEAHVWDLQSGGEFITLIWVLLWHCGIEKSSLWHEDDNASGNNSPQALQQNGTETRQTNNVTGDEQVINEDGIEISEEPEQLTERAQRASKTN, encoded by the coding sequence ATGTTGGATGTTGGCGCTGCAATTGCATCCTTATTCATCGTTCTGAAAACAAAGATCTATGTCTTGATCCGCATCGAGTTCTTAGTGGCACTTGTCACAGTGATGTTCCTTGCGACGTTCATCATGGACATCTACCGCTTCCGGTCTCGCAGCTCGACCTTATCAGCCATCATGGAGATCGTTGACGGCATGTCTAATCAGATACTGGTGTATCTATTGGGAGCCATGCAGTCCGCATGTTCCGAGAATCCGCTGTTTGCTTTCTGGGGCATTTTGCTTGTAAGCTTCCACCGTAGCCTGGGCTATCTCTCCAGGCACAGCATCATGGATGACAGTGAGCGGCCATCGCTGATGGTGCTGCCAGATGTGATAAAGTTCATCGCGGCAGGGGCCATGCTTAACTTGGACATGGGGATCTTCACTAATCCACATTGGTGGTTCTTGGTCATCCTGCAACTGCGGAGCACATACCGGTACTTGGCACGTAACAGGGCTCTCAAATCCTTGTGGCATGGACGGAGCTCAGAGTTCCTCCCGGAGTACCTGCGGCGCATGACTGAGGGTGACCATGATGACCGGAGAAACGAATTCAACCACTTTCAAAGGTATCTGGTTTATGGAGAGTACAAGGGGAAGCTTAAGATCAAGAAGCCTCAGTATGTCCTACATCTTGATATGAGCCATCATCCAGACTCACTGATCACACTGGACAAGATTTGGAATTCCTCCGGGCCACTTTTGAGCTCGAGCTCCAGAAGTAGCACGTACAAGGACTTCAGCCTGGCCTTCGCATTGTCAAGGCTACTTCGCTGTAGGCTTGAGGATGTGCCACTACACCCGGGAAGCATCTCCAGGACACGGAATCTAATCATTTCTCAGATCATTGGTGATCAACATGCAGAGGCAGCAAGAGCAGCAGGGCGATCATTCAGAATCTTGGAGCTGGAACTTGCATTCACCATAGACTACTACTTCACCTTCTACCCTATGGTCTTCTGGCGAGggcttctttctctctccctgATCCTCATCCAGTCCATGGCAACTATCCCTGTCATTGTCTGGCTGGTCGTGAGTGTCTGCAGTAGCTATGACAATGAGAAAGGCCGCATAACCCGGCTCCGGGTGGGTGGATTTGATGTCGGTGTCGTAACCACATGGGTGTTCCTGATACTCATGGTGTTCAAGGAGGTCTGGGAGATGGTGACATACCTGCTCTCCAACTGGACGAGATTACTCCTCGTGTGCAAGTATGTGCAGAGCCAATGCTGGCGTACTGCGACTGCGAGCACTAGTCTCATAGAACATCTGATAAGTTCATTCTTCGCCTCCAAAATTTCCGATACATGGCATGGACGCATCGACCAGTATGAGTTCTTGCAGTCATGTACTTACAAGCCGACGGTCTGGAAACTGGCCCACATTATTACCCTGGGAGTGGCTCCAGATATTCTCAATGGAAGAAAACCTGGTGCTGCCATCAGGATCCCTGAATGTGTAAAGCCTGCGATCCTGCAGGGGCTCCGCAGACAAGGCCTCACCAGGCAACCGCTGCGCAGAGATATTCCGACACTTAGGAACCCACCCAATAACAATAGGTTTGTCCGGTACCAGTGGGCATGTATTGAACTGCCCACTTGCTCTCAAGTCATTCTAGTGTGGCACATCGCAACCAGCCTTTGTGAGGTCAAGCTTGCGAAAGACAGGAACATTGACTTGAGGGATCCCAGCTTCCTGGGATCCATCTGGTCATATTTGGGAAGAAAACTGGGTCGCAGCTCTTCGTTCCTTGTTGATGACAGTATCCATGTACGAGGCCAACTCAGGACTAACTATCGCACTGCCAGCAGCTTGTCTCGGTACTGTGCCTACCTGCTGGTTTTTCGGTCTAAATTTTTGCCAGATGGTTTTCTTACACCCAAACTGGTTCTTGACAAAACCATAAAACATGCTTGTGAGGCACTCAAGGATTGTGACTCAACCCTGACTAGGTATGAGACACTGATGGCAACCGCGAGGAATGTAGCGCAGGACAGTGAGAGTGGGAAGCTGAACATGAACATTGTGCAGCAGGGTGCTATGCTAGCAATGGAGCTGATTGACGAGGAGGATGAGCAAAACCGTTGGGAGATTCTGGCAGGAGTTTGGGTAGATTTACTTGTGCACATTGCTCCCAGTTGGAATGCAGAAGCACACGTGTGGGACCTCCAATCCGGAGGGGAGTTCATAACCCTCATATGGGTATTGCTTTGGCACTGCGGCATCGAGAAGAGTAGCCTCTGGCATGAGGATGATAATGCATCTGGGAACAATAGTCCTCAAGCATTGCAGCAAAATGGTACTGAAACCAGACAAACTAATAACGTCACCGGGGATGAGCAAGTTATTAACGAGGATGGGATTGAGATTTCTGAGGAGCCTGAACAATTAACGGAGCGAGCCCAAAGGGCAAGTAAAACAAATTAA